In a genomic window of Candidatus Omnitrophota bacterium:
- a CDS encoding pseudouridine synthase: MKPSVNETNNIRLQVFLSRCGVCSRRNAMELIQSGKVSVNDRIVFEPSTPVDPQKDKVCVDKKLISSKQYEYILLNKPAGYTTTSKDPFAKKTVFDLLPKEFKKLNPVGRLDKDTEGLLIFTNDGDLAYKLTHPKFNIDKVYKVIIVGQLKPESRAVLEKGVVLDGKKTATCKISDIRVSDNQTTLLIKIHEGRKRQVRLMFGQIKHFVRYLKREEQGPVKLGSLKLGKWRQLTSQELRSLKAL; encoded by the coding sequence ATGAAGCCGTCCGTCAACGAAACAAATAATATCCGCTTACAAGTTTTCTTATCGCGTTGTGGTGTTTGTTCGAGGCGTAATGCGATGGAGCTTATTCAATCGGGCAAAGTGTCGGTTAACGATCGTATTGTCTTTGAGCCATCGACACCTGTTGATCCCCAAAAAGACAAAGTATGTGTTGATAAAAAGTTGATTTCTTCAAAGCAATATGAGTATATTCTTTTAAACAAGCCAGCTGGATATACGACGACGTCAAAAGATCCTTTTGCAAAGAAAACTGTTTTTGATCTTTTGCCTAAAGAATTTAAAAAGTTAAATCCTGTCGGACGCCTAGATAAAGACACAGAGGGATTGCTTATTTTTACTAATGATGGCGATCTTGCTTATAAATTAACACACCCAAAATTTAATATTGATAAGGTTTATAAAGTAATTATTGTTGGGCAGCTTAAGCCAGAAAGTCGAGCTGTGTTAGAGAAAGGCGTTGTTTTAGATGGAAAGAAAACAGCGACATGTAAAATTTCTGATATTCGAGTATCCGACAATCAAACAACGCTATTGATTAAGATTCATGAAGGAAGAAAGAGGCAAGTACGTTTGATGTTTGGCCAAATAAAGCACTTTGTTCGATATTTAAAGCGAGAAGAGCAAGGGCCTGTAAAGTTAGGTTCATTAAAATTAGGAAAATGGCGACAATTAACTTCGCAAGAGTTAAGAAGTCTTAAGGCCTTATGA